A section of the Haloferax sp. Atlit-12N genome encodes:
- a CDS encoding carbohydrate ABC transporter permease: protein MSTDDFDVTAVTLKATTYGVISFLVLFNLVVLAFIFSVSFMPPSEFFGAPHIIPQNPTLEAWTSGFQELRDNLVNSFLIGLGTTIVALAISIPGAYAFARKEFYGKRAGFYAIISAMMFPYILLVIPIMDLWNDLGLYNTIPGMIIAYQVFVTPFAIWILRDFFAKLPTDIEEAAQVYGCTQFTAFLRVILPLATPGIVAVGFLAFLTGWNDFLFANLLTTGTGPVPAVPVLYGTIGGGSGERVYWGKLMAETLIIGTPPTILYLVARNYLENAFTV, encoded by the coding sequence ATGAGCACCGACGACTTCGACGTGACGGCGGTGACACTCAAGGCGACGACCTACGGGGTCATCTCGTTCCTCGTCCTTTTCAACCTCGTCGTGTTGGCATTCATCTTCTCGGTGTCGTTCATGCCCCCGAGCGAGTTCTTCGGCGCTCCGCACATCATCCCACAGAACCCGACGCTCGAGGCGTGGACGAGCGGGTTCCAAGAGCTACGAGATAATCTCGTGAACAGTTTCCTCATCGGGCTTGGAACGACTATCGTCGCGCTGGCAATCTCAATCCCCGGTGCATACGCCTTCGCCCGAAAGGAGTTCTACGGCAAGCGAGCCGGCTTCTACGCCATCATCTCGGCGATGATGTTCCCGTACATCCTGCTCGTCATCCCCATCATGGACCTCTGGAACGACTTGGGGCTGTACAACACCATCCCGGGGATGATTATCGCTTACCAGGTGTTCGTGACACCGTTCGCGATCTGGATTCTCCGGGACTTCTTCGCGAAGCTTCCGACGGACATCGAGGAGGCCGCGCAGGTGTACGGTTGCACCCAGTTTACGGCGTTCCTGCGGGTTATCCTCCCTCTTGCGACGCCCGGCATCGTCGCCGTCGGCTTCCTCGCGTTCCTCACCGGCTGGAACGACTTCCTGTTCGCCAACCTGCTGACAACCGGGACCGGTCCGGTTCCGGCGGTGCCGGTCCTTTACGGCACCATCGGAGGTGGCTCAGGCGAGCGAGTCTACTGGGGCAAGCTGATGGCTGAAACGCTCATCATCGGTACGCCACCGACGATACTGTACCTCGTCGCGCGCAACTACCTAGAAAACGCATTTACGGTATGA
- a CDS encoding ABC transporter ATP-binding protein, producing MKTFDGGDIVACDDVNISMDGGEFVVLVGPSGCGKTTTLRCIAGLEKPDEGRIVVDGEDITGQKSKDRDLAFVFQSIALFPHMSVRKNIRFGLDMKTDLSKAEKRERVESAAETLGLEETLDRKPSALSGGQQQRVSLGRAMVMEPAAFLLDEPFSALDANLRDHMRVEVKKIQRRLETAMVFVTHDQEEAMTLGDKIVVMNDGYVQQIGTPYEIYNEPANQFVADFIGSPSPNLVECTAERTASGVAFVSDFCRIPATDEQAAAVQDGQTVVYGIRPEYLSIRDDEGHFTARLDVVEPLGDRDAIHLTSGDTSLSAVTPQGEVSRDHNEVHVVMETDEAWLFDEHGERIV from the coding sequence ATGAAGACGTTCGACGGCGGCGACATCGTCGCCTGCGACGATGTGAACATCTCTATGGACGGTGGGGAGTTTGTCGTCCTTGTTGGGCCGTCTGGTTGCGGTAAGACGACGACGCTCCGCTGCATCGCTGGCCTCGAAAAGCCGGATGAGGGCCGAATCGTTGTCGACGGCGAGGACATCACCGGACAGAAATCGAAAGACAGGGACTTGGCGTTCGTCTTCCAGAGCATCGCGCTGTTCCCCCACATGAGCGTCCGGAAGAACATCCGGTTCGGTCTCGACATGAAAACAGACCTCTCCAAAGCCGAAAAGCGTGAGCGCGTCGAGTCGGCGGCTGAGACACTCGGTCTCGAAGAGACGTTGGACCGCAAACCTTCTGCGCTCTCGGGTGGCCAACAACAGCGCGTTTCGCTCGGTCGCGCAATGGTTATGGAACCTGCTGCGTTCCTCCTCGACGAGCCGTTCTCGGCGCTTGACGCCAACCTCCGTGATCACATGCGCGTCGAAGTGAAGAAGATCCAGCGCCGGCTTGAGACGGCGATGGTGTTCGTAACTCACGACCAGGAGGAGGCGATGACGCTCGGCGATAAAATCGTCGTGATGAACGACGGCTACGTCCAACAGATTGGAACGCCCTACGAGATTTATAACGAGCCAGCGAACCAGTTCGTCGCTGACTTCATTGGATCGCCGTCGCCGAACCTCGTGGAGTGTACTGCCGAGCGAACGGCATCTGGTGTCGCCTTCGTGAGTGACTTCTGCCGAATTCCAGCAACTGACGAACAGGCCGCCGCAGTACAGGACGGCCAAACTGTCGTTTATGGGATTCGTCCGGAATATCTGAGTATCCGCGACGACGAAGGACACTTCACCGCTCGGCTCGATGTCGTCGAACCGCTCGGTGATCGAGACGCGATCCATCTGACCTCTGGTGATACGTCGCTGTCGGCGGTGACGCCGCAGGGGGAGGTCTCCCGTGACCACAATGAGGTTCACGTAGTCATGGAGACCGACGAGGCGTGGCTGTTCGATGAGCACGGCGAACGAATCGTCTGA
- a CDS encoding inositol monophosphatase, with the protein MTRYETVRRAATEGAEVAHGLFRTDLAVDTKQSKLDLVTKADTETQRQTISIIREAFPDATIVGEEEDERKSVPEDGNAWVIDPIDGTNNFVHGSQLWTTTVASVRDHQTVAAATVAPALGDVYASTLDGATRNGDPITVSPKTNLDEFVVAPILRYGPDHDAKFGDFLKRLIIEFGDLRRLGCAQVTLAMVACGTLDVAASEQPDPNPWDTIAGVSLVRQAGGTVTDIRGSKWVPGCEGLVASNGEAHDEVLDRVTTD; encoded by the coding sequence ATGACACGATACGAAACCGTCAGACGCGCAGCGACCGAGGGTGCCGAAGTCGCACATGGGCTGTTTAGAACTGACCTTGCCGTCGACACGAAACAGTCGAAGTTAGATCTCGTGACGAAGGCAGATACGGAGACGCAGCGCCAGACCATCTCGATCATCCGCGAGGCGTTTCCTGACGCGACCATCGTCGGCGAGGAAGAAGACGAGCGCAAATCCGTACCCGAAGACGGCAACGCATGGGTCATAGACCCCATCGATGGGACAAACAACTTCGTCCACGGCTCACAGTTGTGGACGACGACGGTAGCGAGTGTCCGAGACCACCAGACTGTGGCGGCTGCGACTGTCGCTCCAGCACTTGGTGACGTCTACGCATCGACTTTAGATGGTGCGACCCGGAACGGTGATCCGATTACAGTTAGTCCAAAGACTAATCTCGACGAGTTCGTCGTTGCTCCCATCCTGCGCTACGGCCCCGACCACGACGCCAAATTCGGCGACTTCCTCAAGCGGCTTATTATTGAATTTGGGGACCTGCGCCGGCTGGGTTGCGCACAGGTGACGTTAGCGATGGTCGCCTGTGGAACGCTAGACGTCGCCGCCTCGGAGCAACCCGACCCCAATCCGTGGGACACTATCGCTGGTGTTTCCCTGGTCAGACAAGCTGGCGGTACTGTGACGGACATCCGTGGTAGCAAATGGGTACCCGGGTGTGAGGGCCTCGTTGCGTCCAACGGCGAGGCGCACGACGAAGTTCTCGACCGTGTGACGACTGACTGA